One Lysobacter enzymogenes DNA segment encodes these proteins:
- a CDS encoding flavohemoglobin expression-modulating QEGLA motif protein has product MSALPIELSPDLQHHAELDARMVRAARGIKLLTMASWPAGLEVKFLADYARGAAALPVIDYPKHDFSEVRAELEAIAQAADPDHPLGEYLIESAHSWGIAAQLLECLGTRRVTDYSVQLFGKPDVALPGQGPSTREAANHFISIANELDRELMSPAETVQISATALSLQLQRDLDDYFDSRVIDVVLDPDLIAKAAAGATRIRLRSGAAFSDYDRHQLLQHEAFVHSLTALNGRLQPVLPSLALSSPRSTATQEGLATFAEQITGSIDIGRMKRLSLRIDAVAMALDGADFIQVFRYFIDAGQSPDDSFASAQRVFRGVPTDGGAAFTKDTVYLRGLVGVHTFFRWALRQQKLHLCRWLFAGKMTLGDVQRFEPLFQAGVLAPPRWMPPWITRANGLAGMLAFSLFANRIRLDHMAEGDFSEIG; this is encoded by the coding sequence ATGAGCGCCCTCCCGATCGAACTGTCGCCCGACCTGCAGCACCATGCCGAACTCGACGCGCGCATGGTCCGCGCCGCGCGCGGGATCAAGCTGCTGACCATGGCCAGCTGGCCGGCCGGCCTGGAGGTCAAGTTCCTGGCCGACTACGCGCGCGGCGCGGCGGCGCTGCCGGTCATCGACTATCCCAAGCACGACTTCAGCGAAGTCCGTGCCGAGCTGGAGGCGATCGCCCAGGCCGCCGATCCGGACCATCCGCTCGGCGAGTACCTGATCGAATCGGCGCATTCCTGGGGCATCGCCGCGCAGTTGCTCGAATGCCTGGGCACCCGCCGGGTTACCGATTATTCGGTGCAGCTGTTCGGCAAGCCCGACGTGGCGTTGCCGGGCCAGGGCCCGAGCACGCGCGAGGCCGCCAACCATTTCATTTCGATCGCCAACGAACTCGACCGCGAGTTGATGTCGCCGGCCGAGACCGTGCAGATCTCGGCGACCGCGCTGAGCCTGCAATTGCAGCGCGACCTCGACGACTACTTCGACAGCCGGGTGATCGACGTGGTGCTGGACCCCGACCTGATCGCCAAGGCCGCGGCCGGCGCCACCCGCATCCGCCTGCGCAGCGGCGCGGCCTTCAGCGATTACGACCGCCACCAGCTGCTGCAGCACGAAGCCTTCGTGCATTCGCTGACCGCGCTCAACGGCCGCCTGCAGCCGGTGCTGCCGAGCCTGGCGCTGTCCTCGCCGCGCAGCACCGCGACCCAGGAAGGGCTGGCGACCTTCGCCGAACAGATCACCGGCAGCATCGACATCGGCCGGATGAAGCGGCTGAGCCTGCGCATCGACGCGGTGGCGATGGCGCTGGACGGCGCCGACTTCATCCAGGTGTTCCGCTATTTCATCGACGCCGGGCAATCGCCCGACGACAGCTTCGCCTCGGCCCAGCGGGTGTTCCGCGGCGTGCCCACCGACGGCGGTGCGGCTTTCACCAAGGACACCGTCTACCTGCGCGGCCTGGTCGGCGTGCACACCTTCTTCCGCTGGGCGCTGCGCCAGCAGAAGCTGCACCTGTGCCGCTGGTTGTTCGCCGGCAAGATGACCCTCGGCGACGTACAGCGCTTCGAACCGCTGTTCCAGGCCGGCGTGCTGGCGCCGCCGCGCTGGATGCCGCCGTGGATCACCCGCGCCAACGGATTGGCCGGCATGCTGGCGTTCTCGCTGTTCGCCAACCGCATCCGCCTGGATCACATGGCCGAAGGCGATTTCAGCGAGATTGGGTGA
- the rsgA gene encoding ribosome small subunit-dependent GTPase A — protein MIPELAALQAIGWPLPAEPADAVPSDSALPDPGLPAGAASAPPGDDPAWRRLLAEHPQARPARVIEQHRSGYVVSDGPDSAGFPVDSLPEWQRPRFPPEQRPGVGDWLLIERAGSRDKVVALLPRHSAIKRGAAGEHYKQQLIAANIDTVFVVCGLDADFNPRRIERYLLLVRGGAEPVIVLTKADAALAADPEAVALATGALVELSQGIQVRAVNARDRDGVLAALSPWLGPGRTVVLVGSSGAGKSTITNSLLGSDRMKTGAVRESDARGRHTTTHRALIPLPSGACLIDTPGMRELKPTGEEDIGENFADVEALAEQCKFRDCSHHREPGCAVRAAIEAGKLDPQRFANYLKLREEVAGAANKLANRRAQKSEEKVLGKALNKRLDEKYGRH, from the coding sequence TTGATCCCCGAACTGGCCGCCTTGCAGGCGATCGGTTGGCCGCTCCCGGCCGAGCCGGCCGACGCAGTCCCTTCCGATTCCGCGCTGCCCGACCCGGGCTTGCCCGCTGGCGCAGCGTCCGCACCGCCCGGAGACGACCCGGCCTGGCGCCGGCTCCTGGCCGAGCATCCCCAGGCCCGCCCGGCGCGGGTGATCGAGCAGCACCGCAGCGGCTACGTGGTCTCCGACGGTCCCGACAGCGCCGGCTTCCCGGTCGATTCGCTGCCCGAATGGCAGCGCCCGCGGTTCCCGCCGGAGCAGCGCCCGGGCGTCGGCGACTGGCTGCTGATCGAACGCGCCGGTTCGCGCGACAAGGTCGTGGCGCTGCTGCCGCGGCACAGCGCGATCAAGCGCGGCGCCGCCGGCGAGCACTACAAGCAGCAACTGATCGCCGCCAACATCGACACCGTGTTCGTTGTCTGCGGCCTCGACGCGGACTTCAACCCGCGCCGGATCGAGCGCTACCTGCTGCTGGTGCGCGGCGGCGCCGAGCCGGTGATCGTGCTGACCAAGGCCGACGCCGCGCTCGCGGCCGATCCCGAAGCGGTGGCGCTGGCCACCGGCGCGCTGGTCGAACTCAGCCAGGGCATCCAGGTGCGCGCGGTCAACGCGCGCGACCGCGACGGCGTGCTCGCGGCGCTGTCGCCGTGGCTGGGCCCGGGCCGCACCGTGGTGCTGGTCGGCTCGTCCGGCGCCGGCAAGTCGACCATCACCAACAGCCTGCTCGGCAGCGACAGGATGAAGACCGGCGCGGTGCGCGAGAGCGACGCGCGCGGCCGCCACACCACCACCCACCGCGCGCTGATCCCGCTGCCGTCGGGCGCCTGCCTGATCGACACGCCGGGCATGCGCGAGCTCAAGCCGACCGGCGAGGAAGACATCGGCGAGAACTTCGCCGACGTCGAGGCGCTGGCCGAACAGTGCAAGTTCCGCGATTGCTCGCACCACCGCGAGCCCGGCTGCGCGGTGCGCGCGGCGATCGAGGCCGGCAAGCTCGACCCGCAGCGCTTCGCCAACTACCTGAAGCTGCGCGAGGAAGTCGCCGGCGCGGCCAACAAGCTGGCCAACCGGCGCGCGCAGAAGTCCGAGGAGAAAGTCCTCGGCAAGGCCCTGAACAAGCGCCTGGACGAGAAATATGGGCGGCACTGA
- a CDS encoding response regulator transcription factor, whose protein sequence is MRILLVEDNADLADAIVRRMRRDGHAVDWQSDGLKADSVLRYQGFDLIVLDIGLPRLDGLGLLAGLRERGDATPVLMLTARDGIDDRVRALDSGADDYLSKPFDFREFEARCRVLLRRNRGQAAGTVQVGGFAFDAGAHRVTLDGEPIELPNREFRLLEILIGKLGQVVSKDEIGNGLFGFDDEAGPNAIELYVGRLRKKLAAAPLRIVTVRGAGYMIEAGAAAEGGGDG, encoded by the coding sequence GTGCGCATCCTGCTCGTCGAAGACAACGCCGACCTCGCCGACGCCATCGTCCGGCGCATGCGCCGCGACGGCCACGCGGTGGACTGGCAGAGCGACGGGCTCAAGGCCGACAGCGTGCTGCGCTACCAGGGCTTCGACCTGATCGTGCTCGACATCGGCCTGCCGCGGCTCGACGGCCTGGGCCTGCTGGCGGGCCTGCGCGAGCGTGGCGACGCCACCCCGGTGCTGATGCTGACCGCGCGCGACGGCATCGACGACCGCGTGCGCGCGCTGGATTCCGGCGCCGACGACTACCTCAGCAAGCCCTTCGATTTCCGCGAATTCGAAGCGCGCTGCCGGGTGCTGCTGCGGCGCAACCGCGGCCAGGCCGCCGGCACGGTGCAGGTCGGCGGCTTCGCCTTCGACGCCGGCGCGCACCGGGTCACCCTGGACGGCGAGCCCATCGAGCTGCCGAACCGCGAATTCCGCCTGCTCGAGATCCTGATCGGCAAGCTCGGCCAGGTGGTCAGCAAGGACGAGATCGGCAACGGCCTGTTCGGCTTCGACGATGAGGCCGGGCCGAACGCGATCGAGCTGTACGTCGGGCGTCTGCGCAAGAAACTCGCGGCCGCGCCGCTGCGCATCGTGACCGTGCGCGGCGCGGGCTACATGATCGAGGCCGGCGCCGCGGCCGAAGGCGGCGGCGATGGCTGA
- a CDS encoding OprO/OprP family phosphate-selective porin: MAVAPRAGACVALCLLAASAGSVAAAEGADDRPVTAELGGRIHWDFAEFDNDRRGAPNPDDTEVRRLWLDVSGKFYGWGYKIEGDFAGLQDEFKGDSVEAKDVYVTRDFKAGKLTVGQFKQYFTLDDRISSNYGVFMERSMFASSVAPLYRLGAAWITARDDYTIGGSVYSLESIDVWQVKGRAFGARGTWAPRHDTGDALHLGLSLAREYYDHPGRDGANGLRIAPRPAGHLSDNSRATLVNFNRGLDTDVDKYSLEFALARGPVYLQSELSGADFDDGSQRGEIRSAYATVGWFITGENMPYDTKSGRFGRVKPSRPNGAWVVAARYDTIRGKQHLNGAADFSDVSMEQTSVGVNWHLRANLRFMLDWIESRNRDRLAGVTLDRTRAVTGRFQYDF; encoded by the coding sequence ATGGCTGTTGCCCCCCGCGCCGGCGCGTGCGTCGCGCTGTGCCTGCTCGCCGCGTCCGCCGGCTCCGTCGCGGCCGCCGAAGGCGCCGACGATCGCCCCGTGACCGCCGAACTCGGCGGCCGCATCCACTGGGATTTCGCCGAATTCGACAACGACCGCCGCGGCGCGCCGAACCCCGACGACACCGAAGTGCGGCGGCTGTGGCTGGACGTGTCGGGCAAGTTCTACGGCTGGGGCTACAAGATCGAAGGCGACTTCGCCGGCCTGCAGGACGAGTTCAAGGGCGACAGCGTCGAGGCCAAGGACGTCTACGTCACCCGCGATTTCAAGGCCGGCAAGCTCACCGTCGGCCAGTTCAAGCAGTACTTCACCCTCGACGACCGGATCAGCTCGAACTACGGCGTGTTCATGGAGCGCAGCATGTTCGCCAGCTCGGTGGCGCCGCTGTACCGGCTCGGCGCGGCATGGATCACCGCGCGCGACGACTACACCATCGGCGGCAGCGTCTACAGCCTGGAAAGCATCGACGTGTGGCAGGTCAAGGGCCGCGCGTTCGGCGCGCGCGGCACCTGGGCGCCGCGCCACGACACCGGCGACGCGCTGCACCTGGGCCTGTCGCTGGCGCGCGAGTATTACGATCACCCGGGCCGCGACGGCGCCAACGGCTTGCGCATCGCCCCGCGCCCGGCCGGGCATTTGTCCGACAACAGCCGCGCGACCCTGGTCAACTTCAACCGCGGCCTCGACACCGACGTCGACAAGTACTCACTGGAGTTCGCACTGGCGCGCGGCCCGGTCTACCTGCAGTCCGAACTCAGCGGCGCGGACTTCGACGACGGCAGCCAGCGCGGCGAGATCCGCTCGGCTTACGCCACCGTCGGCTGGTTCATCACCGGCGAAAACATGCCCTACGACACCAAGTCCGGCCGCTTCGGCCGGGTCAAGCCGTCGCGCCCGAACGGCGCCTGGGTGGTCGCGGCGCGCTACGACACCATCCGCGGCAAGCAGCACCTCAACGGCGCGGCCGACTTCAGCGACGTGTCGATGGAGCAGACCAGCGTCGGCGTGAACTGGCACCTGCGCGCGAACCTGCGCTTCATGCTCGACTGGATCGAGAGCCGCAATCGGGATCGGCTCGCCGGCGTGACGCTCGACCGCACGCGCGCGGTGACGGGGCGGTTCCAGTACGACTTCTAA
- the phbB gene encoding acetoacetyl-CoA reductase codes for MTLRIAYVTSGMGSLGTAICRKLADSGHTVVAGCGPNSPRKAGWLREQRELGYDFIASEGNAADWDSTVAAFAKVKAEVGEVDVLVNNAGGTRDVLFRQMSRDDWNAVMAGNLNTLFNITKQVVDGMAARGWGRIVNIGSVSAQKGQIGQVNYATAKAAMHGFTRALAQEFAARGVTVNTISPGYVASAAISAFPPDVLDRLAASVPVRRLGKPDEVASLCAWLAGDDAAFVTGADYAVNGGLQMS; via the coding sequence ATGACTCTCCGCATCGCCTACGTCACCAGCGGCATGGGCAGCCTGGGCACCGCGATCTGCCGCAAGCTCGCCGACAGCGGCCACACCGTGGTCGCCGGTTGCGGGCCGAATTCGCCGCGCAAGGCCGGCTGGCTGCGCGAGCAACGCGAGCTGGGCTACGACTTCATCGCCTCGGAAGGCAACGCCGCCGACTGGGACTCCACCGTCGCCGCGTTCGCCAAGGTCAAGGCCGAGGTCGGCGAGGTCGACGTGCTGGTCAACAACGCCGGCGGCACCCGCGACGTGCTGTTCCGGCAGATGAGCCGCGACGACTGGAACGCGGTCATGGCCGGCAATCTCAATACCTTGTTCAACATCACCAAGCAGGTCGTCGACGGCATGGCCGCGCGCGGCTGGGGCCGGATCGTCAACATCGGCTCGGTCAGCGCGCAGAAGGGCCAGATCGGCCAGGTCAACTACGCCACCGCCAAGGCCGCGATGCACGGCTTCACCCGCGCGCTGGCGCAGGAGTTCGCCGCGCGCGGGGTCACCGTCAACACGATCTCGCCGGGCTACGTCGCCAGCGCCGCGATCAGCGCGTTCCCGCCCGACGTGCTCGACCGCCTGGCCGCGTCGGTGCCGGTGCGCCGGCTCGGCAAGCCCGACGAGGTCGCGAGCCTGTGCGCGTGGCTGGCCGGCGACGACGCGGCGTTCGTGACCGGCGCGGATTACGCGGTCAACGGCGGTTTGCAGATGAGTTGA
- a CDS encoding IS30 family transposase has product MGQQYSHLSAEERGAIMVLIAQGASGRQIAQTLGRAQSTIARELRRNGFRSHSGPPLRGRPRFDPGYDATRAGRRAQRLRRRARVRRKLRRDTVLWRRVRYWLERCWSPQQIADKLRDLYPDRPWLRVSHETIYTAIYAMPRGELRRQVTRLLRQGRKSGRRTRQGSDARGHLPDLPNIRLRPPAAHERLMPGHWEGDLIVGAHNRSAIGVLVCRRTLYVKLVKLADATAHTVLEAFSSAFEGVPESLKKTLTYDQGKEMASHRQLSERTGLAIYFADPHSPWQRGTCENTNGLLRQYFPKGTDLSVHSAQRLKEVAWEMNNRPRRSLGRRSPVEVLYEELKNPRAQGDALGH; this is encoded by the coding sequence ATGGGTCAGCAGTATTCGCATCTGAGCGCAGAAGAGCGCGGGGCCATCATGGTCTTGATCGCCCAAGGGGCGAGCGGACGGCAAATCGCCCAGACGTTGGGTCGGGCGCAAAGCACAATTGCTCGCGAGTTGCGCCGTAATGGGTTTCGGTCCCATTCGGGGCCGCCGCTGCGCGGACGCCCTCGTTTCGACCCTGGCTACGATGCGACCCGGGCGGGCCGGCGGGCCCAGCGACTGCGGCGACGGGCGCGGGTGCGCCGCAAGCTGCGACGCGACACCGTGCTGTGGCGACGCGTGCGCTATTGGCTGGAACGGTGCTGGTCGCCGCAACAGATTGCCGACAAACTGCGGGATCTGTACCCGGACCGGCCCTGGCTGCGCGTGTCGCACGAAACGATCTATACCGCGATTTATGCGATGCCGCGCGGCGAATTGCGCCGCCAGGTGACCCGTCTGCTGCGGCAGGGGCGCAAGTCCGGCCGCCGCACGCGCCAGGGAAGCGACGCCCGCGGCCATCTGCCGGATCTGCCCAACATCCGCCTGCGGCCGCCGGCCGCGCATGAGCGCCTGATGCCGGGGCATTGGGAGGGCGACCTGATCGTGGGCGCGCACAACCGCTCGGCGATTGGGGTATTGGTCTGCCGCCGCACCTTGTACGTCAAGCTGGTCAAGCTCGCCGACGCGACCGCGCACACGGTGCTGGAGGCCTTCAGCTCGGCGTTCGAAGGCGTGCCGGAAAGTTTGAAGAAGACCTTGACCTACGACCAGGGCAAGGAAATGGCATCGCATCGGCAGTTGAGCGAACGCACTGGTTTAGCGATCTACTTCGCCGACCCCCATAGCCCGTGGCAACGCGGAACCTGCGAAAACACCAACGGCTTGTTGCGGCAATACTTTCCCAAGGGCACCGATCTGTCGGTGCATTCTGCGCAGCGCCTCAAAGAGGTGGCGTGGGAAATGAACAACCGCCCCCGCCGTAGCCTGGGCAGGCGCTCGCCCGTCGAGGTGCTCTATGAGGAACTCAAAAACCCGCGGGCGCAGGGTGATGCACTTGGACATTGA
- a CDS encoding SGNH/GDSL hydrolase family protein codes for MAQSYLALGDSYSIGEAVPEAGRWPVQLAAGLRARGIALAAPRIIATTGWTTDELALALDLAEPLGDWDFVSLLIGVNNQYRGRSAAQYAGEYRQLLERAIGYARGRPDRVLALAIPDWGATPFGAQDKRGAATIGAELDVFNITAGEICARHGVAFVDIAPLSRELAAQPAMLADDGLHPSAQMYARWTELALPVAEGLLRQD; via the coding sequence ATGGCGCAGTCCTACCTGGCGCTGGGCGACAGCTACAGCATCGGCGAGGCGGTGCCCGAAGCCGGACGCTGGCCGGTGCAGCTGGCCGCCGGCCTGCGCGCGCGCGGCATCGCGCTGGCCGCGCCGCGCATCATCGCCACCACCGGCTGGACCACCGACGAACTGGCGCTGGCGCTGGACCTGGCCGAACCGCTGGGCGACTGGGACTTCGTCAGCCTGCTGATCGGGGTCAACAACCAGTACCGCGGCCGCAGCGCCGCGCAGTACGCCGGCGAGTACCGGCAACTGCTGGAACGCGCGATCGGCTACGCCCGCGGCCGGCCCGACCGGGTCCTGGCGCTGGCCATCCCCGACTGGGGCGCGACCCCGTTCGGCGCCCAGGACAAGCGCGGCGCGGCGACCATCGGCGCCGAGCTCGACGTGTTCAACATCACCGCCGGCGAGATCTGCGCGCGCCACGGCGTGGCCTTCGTCGACATCGCCCCGCTCTCGCGCGAACTCGCCGCGCAGCCGGCGATGTTGGCCGACGACGGGCTGCATCCCTCGGCGCAGATGTACGCGCGCTGGACCGAGCTGGCGTTGCCGGTGGCCGAAGGCCTGTTGCGGCAGGACTGA
- a CDS encoding CitMHS family transporter, with protein MLTILGFGMVLTFMYLIMSKRLSPLVALIVIPIAFALAGGFGAGIGEMMIEGIKKIAPTGVMLMFAILYFGVMIDAGLFDPIVKRILKLVKGDPVKIVVGTAVLAMLISLDGDGSTTYMITVSAMLPLFQRLRMNALNLTCVTILASGVMNLTPWGGPTARAATALHVDPSEVFVPLIPAMVVSLLSILLLAWYLGLRERKRLGIVTLHGHAADWNPELDTASDNLPTLADSEDTKRPKLLWVNAGLTTALMAALILGLLPLPVLFMIGFAIALVINYPDLAEQRRRIGNHAGNVLAVVSLIFAAGIFTGILSNTGMVEAMSRSFLAVIPDAWGPYLAVITAIASMPFTFFMSNDAFYFGVLPILSEAAGHYGITPVEMARASLAGQPVHLLSPLVPSTYLLVGMANVDFADHQKFTLKWAVMVSLVLMFASLGFALYPFAA; from the coding sequence ATGCTGACGATCCTCGGCTTCGGCATGGTCCTCACCTTCATGTACCTGATCATGAGCAAGCGGCTGTCGCCGCTGGTGGCTCTGATCGTGATCCCGATCGCCTTCGCCCTGGCCGGCGGTTTCGGCGCCGGGATCGGCGAGATGATGATCGAGGGGATCAAGAAGATCGCGCCGACCGGCGTGATGCTGATGTTCGCCATCCTCTACTTCGGGGTGATGATCGACGCCGGCCTGTTCGACCCCATCGTCAAGCGCATCCTCAAGCTGGTGAAGGGCGATCCGGTCAAGATCGTGGTCGGCACCGCGGTGTTGGCGATGCTGATCTCGCTCGACGGCGACGGCTCGACCACCTACATGATCACCGTCTCGGCGATGCTGCCGCTGTTCCAGCGCCTGCGCATGAACGCCTTGAACCTGACCTGCGTGACCATCCTCGCCAGCGGCGTGATGAACCTGACGCCGTGGGGCGGCCCGACCGCGCGCGCGGCGACCGCGCTGCACGTCGACCCCAGCGAGGTGTTCGTGCCGCTGATCCCGGCGATGGTGGTGTCGCTGCTGAGCATCCTACTGCTGGCGTGGTACCTCGGCCTGCGCGAACGCAAGCGCCTGGGCATCGTCACCCTGCACGGCCACGCAGCCGACTGGAATCCCGAGCTCGACACCGCCAGCGACAACCTGCCGACCCTGGCCGACAGCGAGGACACCAAGCGGCCGAAGCTGCTGTGGGTCAACGCCGGCCTGACCACCGCGCTGATGGCGGCGCTGATCCTGGGCCTGCTGCCGCTGCCGGTGTTGTTCATGATCGGCTTCGCGATCGCGCTGGTGATCAACTACCCGGACCTCGCCGAACAGCGCCGGCGCATCGGCAACCACGCCGGCAATGTGCTCGCGGTGGTGTCGCTGATCTTCGCCGCCGGCATCTTCACCGGGATTTTGTCCAACACCGGCATGGTCGAGGCGATGTCGCGCAGCTTCCTGGCGGTGATCCCCGACGCCTGGGGCCCGTACCTGGCGGTGATCACCGCCATCGCCAGCATGCCCTTCACGTTTTTCATGTCCAACGACGCGTTCTATTTCGGCGTGCTGCCGATCCTGTCGGAAGCGGCCGGTCACTACGGCATCACCCCGGTGGAGATGGCGCGCGCCTCGCTGGCCGGACAGCCGGTGCACCTGCTGAGCCCGCTGGTGCCGTCGACCTATCTGCTGGTCGGCATGGCCAATGTGGACTTCGCCGACCACCAGAAGTTCACCCTGAAATGGGCGGTGATGGTATCGCTGGTGCTGATGTTCGCTTCGCTCGGATTCGCGCTCTACCCGTTCGCCGCCTGA
- a CDS encoding methyltransferase domain-containing protein, producing the protein MPPGQAVRIARAYLPEHPLGNRWDYYYSRAKLGSDPLYPGVSQALRGTRAPLLDLGCGLGLLAHTLRADGIALPYRGVDSDAAKIRRAGRAAARVGLDGAGFAVMDLSRELPEHRGSVAILDVLQFIPYPAQARAIDAMIAMLVPGARLVIRTGLDDGTGRARVTRAVDLFSRALGWMNATPRYYPDGEALRARLQAAGLRVEFAPMFGRTPFNNWRIVAARE; encoded by the coding sequence ATGCCTCCCGGCCAGGCCGTGCGGATCGCCCGCGCCTACCTGCCCGAGCATCCGCTCGGCAATCGCTGGGACTACTACTACAGCCGGGCCAAGCTCGGCAGCGACCCGCTCTACCCCGGCGTCAGCCAGGCGCTGCGCGGCACCCGCGCGCCGCTGCTGGACCTGGGCTGCGGCCTGGGGCTGCTCGCCCATACCCTGCGCGCCGACGGCATCGCCCTGCCCTACCGCGGCGTCGACAGCGACGCCGCCAAGATCCGCCGCGCCGGCCGCGCCGCCGCCCGGGTCGGCCTCGACGGCGCCGGCTTCGCGGTCATGGACCTGTCGCGCGAACTGCCCGAACACCGCGGCAGCGTGGCGATCCTGGACGTGCTGCAGTTCATCCCCTACCCGGCCCAGGCGCGCGCGATCGACGCGATGATCGCGATGCTGGTGCCCGGCGCGCGCCTGGTGATCCGCACCGGCCTGGACGACGGCACCGGCCGCGCGCGGGTGACCCGCGCGGTGGATCTGTTCTCGCGCGCGCTGGGCTGGATGAACGCGACCCCGCGCTACTACCCCGACGGCGAAGCCTTGCGCGCGCGCTTGCAGGCCGCCGGCTTGCGGGTGGAGTTCGCGCCGATGTTCGGGCGCACGCCGTTCAACAACTGGCGGATCGTCGCGGCGCGGGAGTGA
- a CDS encoding aminotransferase class I/II-fold pyridoxal phosphate-dependent enzyme: MSLPPLKTRERLSEVRYEIRGELARRARELEAQGRKQIKLNIGNPGAFGFRAPEHLQRAIAERIADTDPYTHQQGLPAAREAIAAFHKRRGTPNASPERVFVGNGVSELIDLSLRALLNPGDEVLLPSPDYPLWSAATILNDGRPVYYRCQPENGFLPDPDEIEQLVSSRTRAIVLINPNNPTGAAYPRELIERIVAIAAKHKLLLMCDEIYDSILYNGAQFVPVAPIAGDLPCLSFGGLSKVHRACGWRVGWAVLSGDPVASGDFHHAMDLLGALRLCANVPGQFAIEAALDGTDTITPLCRPGGRLFEARRAVVEAVEASRHLQLVVPAGALYAFPSVTGAAAQGFDDHQFALELLETEDVLVVPGSSFNVPYRNHFRVTLLPQPEDVREVFGRIERVLDRYAERAGAPRAAVA; this comes from the coding sequence ATGTCCTTGCCGCCCCTGAAGACCCGCGAACGCCTTTCCGAAGTCCGTTACGAAATCCGCGGTGAATTGGCCCGGCGAGCTCGCGAGTTGGAGGCCCAGGGACGCAAGCAGATCAAGCTCAACATCGGCAACCCCGGCGCGTTCGGTTTCCGCGCCCCGGAGCACCTGCAGCGCGCCATCGCCGAACGCATCGCCGACACCGATCCCTACACCCACCAGCAGGGCCTGCCGGCCGCGCGCGAGGCCATCGCCGCGTTCCACAAGCGCCGCGGCACGCCCAACGCCTCGCCCGAGCGGGTGTTCGTCGGCAACGGCGTCAGCGAGCTGATCGACCTGTCGCTGCGCGCGCTGCTCAATCCCGGCGACGAAGTGCTGCTGCCCTCGCCCGACTACCCGCTGTGGTCGGCCGCGACCATCCTCAACGACGGCCGCCCGGTGTACTACCGCTGCCAGCCGGAGAACGGCTTCCTGCCCGATCCGGACGAGATCGAGCAACTGGTCTCCAGCCGCACCCGCGCGATCGTGCTGATCAACCCGAACAACCCGACCGGCGCGGCCTACCCGCGCGAGCTGATCGAACGCATCGTCGCCATCGCCGCCAAGCACAAGCTGCTGCTGATGTGCGACGAGATCTACGACTCGATCCTTTACAACGGCGCCCAGTTCGTGCCGGTCGCGCCGATCGCCGGCGACCTGCCGTGCCTGAGCTTCGGCGGCCTGTCCAAGGTCCACCGCGCCTGCGGCTGGCGGGTCGGCTGGGCGGTGCTGTCGGGCGATCCGGTCGCCAGCGGCGATTTCCACCATGCGATGGACCTGCTCGGCGCGCTGCGCCTGTGCGCCAACGTGCCGGGCCAGTTCGCGATCGAGGCCGCGCTCGACGGCACCGACACCATCACCCCGCTGTGCCGGCCCGGCGGGCGCCTGTTCGAGGCGCGGCGCGCGGTGGTCGAAGCGGTCGAAGCCAGCCGGCACCTGCAGCTGGTGGTCCCGGCCGGCGCGCTGTATGCGTTCCCGTCGGTGACCGGCGCGGCCGCGCAAGGCTTCGACGACCACCAGTTCGCGCTGGAACTGCTGGAGACCGAGGACGTGCTGGTGGTCCCCGGCTCGAGCTTCAACGTGCCCTACCGCAACCATTTCCGCGTGACCCTGCTGCCGCAGCCGGAAGACGTGCGCGAGGTGTTCGGCCGGATCGAGCGCGTGCTCGACCGCTACGCCGAACGCGCCGGCGCGCCGCGCGCCGCCGTGGCCTGA